The Prochlorococcus marinus str. MIT 9301 genome window below encodes:
- the secG gene encoding preprotein translocase subunit SecG has protein sequence MIQIISWIWVFSGVLLILLVLLHSPKGDGMGGIAASGSSMFNSASSAEASLNKITWTFLVIFLSLAIILSAGWIS, from the coding sequence ATGATTCAAATTATTAGTTGGATTTGGGTATTTTCTGGAGTTCTTCTCATTCTCTTAGTTTTACTTCATAGTCCCAAAGGTGATGGAATGGGAGGAATAGCCGCTAGTGGAAGCTCTATGTTCAACAGCGCAAGTAGTGCAGAAGCCTCTCTAAACAAAATAACTTGGACTTTTTTAGTGATATTTTTGTCTCTAGCAATTATTCTTAGCGCTGGTTGGATTTCATAA
- the groL gene encoding chaperonin GroEL (60 kDa chaperone family; promotes refolding of misfolded polypeptides especially under stressful conditions; forms two stacked rings of heptamers to form a barrel-shaped 14mer; ends can be capped by GroES; misfolded proteins enter the barrel where they are refolded when GroES binds) yields MAKRIIYNEQARRALERGIDILAESVAVTLGPKGRNVVLEKKFGAPQIINDGVTIAKEIELEDHIENTGVALIRQAASKTNDAAGDGTTTATVLAHAMVKAGLRNVAAGANAITLKKGIDKATEFLVGKIQENSKPISDSNAIAQCGTIAAGNDDEVGQMIANAMDKVGKEGVISLEEGKSMTTELEVTEGMRFDKGYISPYFATDTERMEAVLDEPYILLTDKKIALVQDLVPVLEQIAKTGKPLVIIAEDIEKEALATLVVNRLRGVLNVAAVKAPGFGDRRKAMLEDMAVLTNGQLITEDAGLKLENATLDMLGTGRRITINKETTTIVAEGNEQAVKARCDQIKKQMDETDSSYDKEKLQERLAKLAGGVAVIKVGAATETEMKDKKLRLEDAINATKAAVEEGIVPGGGTTLAHLSPILKEWADKNLEGEELIGANIVEASLTAPLMRIAENAGSNGAVIAENVKTKPFNDGFNAATGEYVDMSSAGIVDPAKVTRSGLQNAASIAGMVLTTECIVADLPEKKDSAAPAGAPGMGGDFDY; encoded by the coding sequence ATGGCTAAAAGAATTATTTACAATGAGCAAGCTCGTAGAGCGCTCGAGAGAGGAATTGATATCCTTGCTGAGTCTGTGGCTGTAACGCTCGGACCAAAAGGAAGAAATGTTGTACTAGAAAAAAAATTTGGTGCTCCACAAATCATCAACGATGGTGTGACAATTGCTAAGGAGATCGAGTTAGAGGATCACATTGAAAACACAGGTGTCGCTTTAATTAGACAAGCTGCTTCAAAAACTAATGATGCAGCTGGAGATGGTACTACAACAGCCACTGTTTTAGCACATGCAATGGTTAAGGCAGGTTTGAGAAACGTTGCTGCAGGAGCTAATGCAATTACCCTGAAAAAAGGAATTGACAAAGCTACTGAATTTCTTGTTGGTAAAATTCAGGAAAATTCCAAACCTATTAGTGACAGCAATGCCATAGCTCAATGCGGAACTATAGCGGCTGGGAACGATGATGAAGTAGGTCAAATGATTGCCAATGCTATGGATAAAGTTGGTAAAGAAGGTGTTATCTCCTTAGAAGAAGGAAAATCAATGACTACTGAATTAGAAGTTACAGAGGGTATGCGCTTTGACAAAGGCTATATTTCACCTTACTTCGCAACAGACACAGAGAGAATGGAGGCTGTTTTAGATGAACCATATATTCTCCTGACTGATAAAAAAATAGCCTTAGTCCAAGATTTAGTTCCCGTATTAGAACAAATAGCTAAAACTGGTAAACCACTAGTCATTATCGCTGAAGATATTGAAAAAGAGGCTTTAGCAACTCTTGTTGTTAATAGATTACGAGGTGTGTTAAATGTTGCTGCAGTAAAAGCTCCTGGATTTGGTGATAGAAGAAAGGCCATGCTTGAAGATATGGCTGTTTTAACTAATGGACAACTTATAACTGAAGATGCAGGCTTGAAATTAGAGAATGCTACCTTGGATATGCTTGGAACTGGTAGAAGAATAACTATCAACAAAGAGACTACAACTATTGTGGCTGAAGGTAATGAGCAAGCAGTTAAAGCTAGATGTGATCAGATTAAGAAGCAAATGGATGAAACAGATTCATCATACGATAAAGAAAAGCTTCAAGAACGTCTTGCTAAATTAGCTGGAGGTGTAGCAGTTATTAAGGTTGGTGCTGCTACTGAAACTGAGATGAAGGATAAAAAACTTCGTCTTGAGGATGCTATTAATGCAACAAAAGCAGCTGTTGAGGAAGGAATTGTACCTGGAGGAGGAACAACTCTCGCTCATTTATCTCCTATTCTAAAAGAATGGGCAGATAAAAATTTAGAAGGAGAGGAATTAATTGGAGCTAACATCGTTGAAGCTTCACTGACTGCTCCTCTTATGAGAATCGCTGAGAATGCAGGTTCTAATGGAGCTGTGATTGCTGAAAATGTAAAAACTAAACCATTTAATGATGGCTTCAATGCTGCTACTGGAGAATATGTAGATATGTCCTCTGCTGGTATAGTTGATCCTGCAAAAGTTACACGTTCAGGATTGCAAAATGCAGCTTCAATTGCAGGGATGGTTCTAACCACCGAATGCATAGTTGCAGATTTACCTGAGAAAAAGGATTCAGCTGCTCCAGCAGGCGCTCCTGGTATGGGTGGCGACTTTGATTACTAA
- the groES gene encoding co-chaperone GroES produces MAAVSLTVSTVKPLGDRIFIKVSASEEKTAGGILLPDSAKEKPQVGEVAQVGPGKLNDDGSRQTPEVSIGDKVLYSKYAGTDIKLGGDEYVLLSEKDILAVVS; encoded by the coding sequence ATGGCAGCTGTTTCACTTACAGTCTCTACAGTAAAACCACTGGGAGATAGAATATTTATTAAAGTTTCCGCATCTGAGGAAAAAACTGCTGGGGGCATTCTTTTGCCTGATTCAGCTAAAGAAAAACCACAGGTTGGAGAGGTTGCTCAGGTTGGTCCTGGCAAACTTAATGACGATGGTTCTCGACAAACTCCAGAAGTGAGTATTGGCGATAAAGTTTTGTACAGCAAATATGCTGGCACAGACATCAAATTGGGAGGAGATGAATATGTCTTACTCTCAGAAAAGGATATTTTAGCTGTAGTAAGCTAA